In Candidatus Methanomethylophilaceae archaeon, the sequence CTCCGCGGCCTTCCTGGCGAAGCCCGCCTTGACGGTCATGTCGCCGGCGACGGTGTCCGAGGGGATCGTCCAGCCCTTGAAGCTGTAGACGTACTTGGCGGTCGGGGCCTTCGCCTCGGCCATGCACTGCTCCTGGCCGACGGTCAGCACGTTTCCGTCGGCGGACACCTTGGCCCCGTAGGGGACGGTGAAGCTGGATTTGCTCACGGTGCCGTAGCTGGCCCCGCTCTTGGTCACGGTCACGGTGTATTCCCTGGCATCGGCTCCGAAGGAAGCGATCACTGCCGTATCCCCGGTGACGGTGTAGGTCGGTGCTCCCCTGATCACTGCGGCCGCCGCGCCGGATTCCGGGAATTCCCATCCTACGAAGCGATAGACGTACTGCGCGTCGGATTCGGCCGGCGTGGCGGTGACCGTGGTATCCCCTATGGCAAGCGAGCTGCCGTCGGCCTCGATGGCCGTGCCGTACCTGACGGTGAGCTCCGTCAAGCTGACGGACCCGTACCCTTTCGGCTGCGCGGCAAAGGTCACTGTGTACAGGGCGCGGTTGTACCTGCCTTCGGTGTCCTTGTAATAATCTCCGGATATGTCGCCGCTTACGGGGGTATCCCCGTCGTAGAGGCCGGCGGGGAACGAGTTCTCTCCCACCGCCATGACGGGGTTGAGGATGGATATGGAGGAGAGCGCGGAGCATCCGGCGAAGGCGCCGTCCTCGACGGAGGACACGGTGCCTAGGAGCTTGAGCGTCTCCAGGGTCTCAATCCCGCTGAAGGCGGCTCCCACGCTCTCCACCGCCAGGGTGAGCGACTTTATCGGGCACCCGTCGAACGCGTTGCTGCTTATCGACTTCACGGAGTCCGGGATGGTGACCGACTCCAAGGAAGCGCATCCGGACAGGGCCCCGTTCGCTATGGAGGCCACATCCGAACCGTTCACGGACTTGGGTATCTCCAGTTCTTTCGGCGAGCCCTTGTATCCGATCAGTGTCGCTTCGTCGTCGACTATGGAGAACAACATCCCATCGACCTCTGCGACGTTCAACAGCGCTTCGGGTGACATCACATAGGCTAGACGGGTACCTCCATCAGGATATGAAGACGAGATGGCATCGTTGCTGTCCAGGTAGGCGATACCGCAGTAGGTGCTGTGGAACCAGGAGCCGCCTACACGAAGGGAACGCCAGCTTGCGTTTGTCCGGATGCGATCTCCCGGGACGCCAAAGTTTTTGGAGTTGGAATCGGATTGCGTTGAGACGGGAAGGTCCCAGTAGGCTGAGTTGCCATCGGTGCCGCTGATCCATCCGTTTTCAGGAAGGGACAGCTTATCAGAGGTCTGATTTCCCAGTTCCTCCCCTCCAAGGCTGTTCCCTGT encodes:
- a CDS encoding leucine-rich repeat protein, translated to MRVKTMAFAVVAVALMLISPLATESSGADSAATKDTAPIPAPKEYLYDLWTDDDNVTIKSVSASIDGSNLETITGKRTSKGPISGLWDFNAETGMGPFNSFYAAINISEGSGEDNGETMRNFMTGTIAFVLDPYDLSKTLKGTVLTGTYNIMLVIPTVYWKADSNHLYISSSPSYDAGGVSVSGMVAYAHSLGDGKTFTNAFPYIGIGVYEATVADNKLLSVSGSVPTGGKTGNEFKAYADALDPADGADYQLWNFYQWTLYKIMAYTVMGTKNSQEMLGNGPVNWDGNFYSTSHALKTGLADAAGPYAQSTYDYSKLFIENPWGSLLEFVGDAAFNDRVLCTGNSLGGEELGNQTSDKLSLPENGWISGTDGNSAYWDLPVSTQSDSNSKNFGVPGDRIRTNASWRSLRVGGSWFHSTYCGIAYLDSNDAISSSYPDGGTRLAYVMSPEALLNVAEVDGMLFSIVDDEATLIGYKGSPKELEIPKSVNGSDVASIANGALSGCASLESVTIPDSVKSISSNAFDGCPIKSLTLAVESVGAAFSGIETLETLKLLGTVSSVEDGAFAGCSALSSISILNPVMAVGENSFPAGLYDGDTPVSGDISGDYYKDTEGRYNRALYTVTFAAQPKGYGSVSLTELTVRYGTAIEADGSSLAIGDTTVTATPAESDAQYVYRFVGWEFPESGAAAAVIRGAPTYTVTGDTAVIASFGADAREYTVTVTKSGASYGTVSKSSFTVPYGAKVSADGNVLTVGQEQCMAEAKAPTAKYVYSFKGWTIPSDTVAGDMTVKAGFARKAAE